Part of the Acidobacteriota bacterium genome is shown below.
CTGGCGGGTGATTCAAATTTACGGACTCACAGAAACCGCGCCATTTCTTACGGTTTCAAAAGTCAAACCGTCGCAGAAAAATTTATCCCTGGAAGAAAAACTCCGCGTGCAGGCCAAAACCGGCTACCCGATGATTGGCGTTGACATTCGCGTCGTCGGTGACGAAGGCATGGATGTTGTGCCCGACAGCGGCGAGGTTGGTGAAGTGATTGCGCGTTCAAATGTCGTGATGGCGGGTTATTGGAATCAGCCCGATGCCACCAACGCAGTGATTGTTGACGGTTGGTTTCACACCGGCGATATGGCGTTAATCGATAGCGAAGGTTTCATCGAAGTCGTAGACCGCAAAAAAGATTTAATTATTTCGGGCGGCGAAAATATTTCTTCGATTGAAATCGAAGGCATGCTCTATAAGCATCCGGCGGTGCTCGAAGCCGCGATAATCGCTGCGCCCGATGAGAAATGGGGCGAAGTGCCTGTGGCGATGGTGGTGTTAAAGCAAGGCGCTGAGGCTTCGGAAAGTGAATTGATTGATTTTTGCCGCGAACACATGGCGCATTTCAAATGCCCGAAGAAGATATTTTTTGTCGAGGTGTTGCCGCGCACCGCAACCGGTAAGATTCAAAAAAATCAGTTGCGCGATAAATACTGGGGCGGACAAGCCAAGCGGGTGAATTAAAGTTGTTTGCGATTGGTTTTACTTTGAATCGGTTGAACGAGCGGTCTTTGACGGCGTCTTTAACCTCAGTAAATCGTTTTGCAAGCGGCTCCAAGTAACAGGAGTTTCTCAGTTTCCAAAATAAAAAAGGCGAGGATTATCTCGCCTTTTTTGTTCCCTATTTGATGGCTTGCTTATTCAATCGCCCGAGCGATTTCGGCATACAAGCCTTCCCACTTCTGCATGTATTCGCGACGCTCATTCTTCAAGCGTTCGACGATTTGGTTATATTCATCCATTCTGCCTTGCCGCTCATACAATTTGCGCGGTTGCAAAATGTCAGCGTCTTCGTGGGACATATCAGGAACGCTTGCGGCGACTTCATAACCGAAATCCGGGTCTATGTCCCATTCAATGGTGCTTTCGGCGATGGCTTTCACGATTGCCGATGAATGCGGAATGCGAACTTTTTTCGAGCGGTCGTCCGCGTCACCGCCGCCGACGCGCCCGGTGTTCAATAAATACACTTCCATTGGTGAACCTTCCAGAAGTTCCCAGAAGCGATTGCCCTGCATCGCATGTTTCATTGGAAAAAACGGATTGGTTCCCGGCACACGCAAAAACTTGCCGGCTTCGGCAGCGCCGCCCGCTGAGGTGCCGCGCGTTTCACCGAGCATAAAATAAGCTGCCGCCTGTGTGCGATTCAATCTCGCGACGCCGGGAATGATATTGTCATTGCGATTTAAAATTAACAGGAAATCGGCGGTTTTGATTTCCCGCGCATCCATCATGCCTTCGATGTCTGCCATCCGCACGACGGCACGACCATTTTGTGTGTAGCTCGTATTATAAAAATCGAGTTCGCCCCCGGCGTTTTGCGATACGTTTTCAAGATAAGCCGCCGTGCTCGTCACCGCGCGATAAATCGTCGGTTCATCTTTTTCATTCAAGCCGAAGGTTTTTGCAAAACAACCATTTTCGGTGGCGTAAACTTTGCCGCCCGGCATCAAGGCAACGAAATCATCCTGAACCGGCGATGAATTATTTTGTTTGGTAAATGTCGTGGTGGTCTTGCCGGTGCCGGAAAGCCCGATAATCAGCCCAACTTTATTGCTATCACCCACAGGAATAACTTTGCAGCCGGAATGCAAGGCGAGTCCGCCTTTGTCATAGACCAGTTTATTCCACATTCTCAGTCCGCCTTTTTTCGATTCGCCGAAATAATCGCTATTGAATACGCGGGTAATGCCGCTTTCCAAATCGACGGCAATCAAACGGTCTGAAGGATAGTCCGGCATTTGCAAATTCGGCGTATAGATGACGGTTAAGGTCGGTTCAAAACCGGCGAGTTCCTGATCGTTTGCAGGATAATAAAGGTGTTGCTGCATGGCGGCAACATTGGCATTGGCTCTTTCAATAATCAATCGCGCAGGAACGCGAAATTCGGGGTCGTTGCCGATGAAGCCGTCAACCACAATCATTTCCTGATGACGAATATAATCTTCTTGTAATTTAGTGACGCGTTCATATTCAGCGCGCGTGATGGTCAGTGAATCGTGATGTTCAGGCGTATCGGTGACCACATAGGTTGAGAGTTTAGAACGTGAATCAACACGGGTTTGAGTATTGGTATTGTTGTGAATCGTTGTACGCGTATTGGGCATCTCTTCGGTCAATTCCCTCAACTTTTCAGCCGAAGGATTCCAGACCAACTCTTTCGGTTCGACAGGAAGCCCTTTATATTTCGCGTGTGGTGTACTCATTATTATTCCTCCTGGGTATTTCTGAAACTACACAGGCTCAATCATAACCGAGCGCATTTCGGCGAGCAACAGGTAAGCAAAAAACCCTGATTTTCTTAGTAAATTTCGGTTTCTTTGTTCGCTTTCCCAACAAAATAGCGGGACTGTAGGAGCGGTGAGAAGCTGCCCGTAGAACCGCGGGTTCAGTCATTTGGCTGATTTTGGCGAATGAAAAAGTTTTTGACATGGCTGTAAAAAATTTGCTACAGTCAAAAACTCGCAAATGCGCCTGTTTCCAGGCTCTTGCAACCTTGTCAACGAAGGAAATAGATGAGAAATAACACACTGGAAGAGGTCGCTGAGACCTATGGTGTGGAGAATTGGGGAGCAGGATACTTCGAGGTAAACCGCAAAGGACATCTTGCTGTCCGACCTGCCGAAGGTGATCCACGTTCTGTAGATATTAAAGAATTGGTTGATGACCTCGTCGAGCATCGTAAGATTCAACTTCCAGTCCTTCTGCGATTCCCGCAAATTCTTACCAATCAACTGCGAAAACTCCACCGCGCGTTTAATGACGCCTGTCGCGAATTCGATTACAAAGGCGGTCATTTCCCGGTCTTTCCCATGAAGGTCAATCCGCGCCGGGAAGTAGTTGAAGAATTTCTCAAGGAAAGCAGTCGATATAATGTTGGCGTTGAAGCCGGGTCGAAAGCCGAACTCTACGCGGCTCTCTCTTTAGAACAGACCGCCGAATCCCTGCTGATCTGCAATGGCTTTAAAGATGAATCATTTATTACCCTGGCGATGATGGGAACCCAACTCGGCAAGCGTGTCGTCATCGTTGTCGAAAAACTCAATGAATTAAAGATGGTGGTGCGGCGCGCAGAGGAAACCGGCGTGCGCCCTATGCTTGGACTCAGAGCCAAACTCTATTCAAAAGGTTCGGGCAAGTGGGCATCATCGGGCGGTGAGTCTGCGAAGTTTGGGCTTACGCCTTCGGAGATGCTTGAGTGCATAAAAATTC
Proteins encoded:
- a CDS encoding phosphoenolpyruvate carboxykinase, translating into MSTPHAKYKGLPVEPKELVWNPSAEKLRELTEEMPNTRTTIHNNTNTQTRVDSRSKLSTYVVTDTPEHHDSLTITRAEYERVTKLQEDYIRHQEMIVVDGFIGNDPEFRVPARLIIERANANVAAMQQHLYYPANDQELAGFEPTLTVIYTPNLQMPDYPSDRLIAVDLESGITRVFNSDYFGESKKGGLRMWNKLVYDKGGLALHSGCKVIPVGDSNKVGLIIGLSGTGKTTTTFTKQNNSSPVQDDFVALMPGGKVYATENGCFAKTFGLNEKDEPTIYRAVTSTAAYLENVSQNAGGELDFYNTSYTQNGRAVVRMADIEGMMDAREIKTADFLLILNRNDNIIPGVARLNRTQAAAYFMLGETRGTSAGGAAEAGKFLRVPGTNPFFPMKHAMQGNRFWELLEGSPMEVYLLNTGRVGGGDADDRSKKVRIPHSSAIVKAIAESTIEWDIDPDFGYEVAASVPDMSHEDADILQPRKLYERQGRMDEYNQIVERLKNERREYMQKWEGLYAEIARAIE